Proteins encoded by one window of Deltaproteobacteria bacterium:
- a CDS encoding ABC transporter ATP-binding protein: MENQILLEAVEKVYRTNGLPVKALTNVSLTFASGEFAVLAGPSGSGKSTLLNLIGALDRPTSGGVKVAGRDLLQMNLRQLSEFRLRKIGFVFQSYNLIPVLTAIENVEYILLLQGIDPKERRERAMALLERVGLLDQVGKRPGEMSGGQQQRVAVARALVSRPELILADEPTANLDSQTGATLIDLFRELNEQFQTTFLFASHDPMVIERARRVVRLKDGRIES, encoded by the coding sequence ATGGAAAATCAGATCCTACTCGAGGCGGTTGAGAAAGTTTATCGGACCAATGGCCTGCCGGTTAAGGCGCTCACGAATGTCTCTTTGACGTTTGCCTCCGGTGAGTTTGCTGTCCTGGCCGGACCTTCGGGCTCAGGAAAATCGACCCTTTTGAATCTCATCGGGGCGCTTGATCGTCCAACGTCAGGCGGCGTCAAAGTGGCCGGGAGAGATCTTTTACAGATGAATCTCCGGCAGCTCTCGGAATTTCGGCTTCGAAAGATTGGATTTGTCTTTCAGTCCTACAATCTGATTCCTGTCTTAACGGCGATTGAGAATGTTGAATACATCCTGCTCCTTCAGGGAATCGATCCAAAGGAGAGACGTGAGAGGGCCATGGCCCTCCTGGAACGGGTCGGTCTTCTAGACCAGGTTGGCAAGCGACCGGGTGAAATGAGTGGGGGGCAGCAACAGCGAGTTGCCGTGGCCCGGGCGCTTGTGAGTCGCCCCGAGTTGATTTTGGCCGATGAGCCAACGGCGAATCTCGACTCACAGACAGGGGCAACGTTGATTGATCTCTTTCGAGAGTTGAACGAGCAATTTCAAACAACCTTCCTCTTTGCCTCACACGATCCGATGGTCATTGAGCGGGCCCGGCGTGTGGTCCGGCTTAAAGATGGTCGGATTGAGTCATGA
- a CDS encoding outer membrane lipoprotein-sorting protein encodes MLVRSLSLIVCLFSFSLSADDGRLIIEKMVQRIRGHANIAEYEMTIQRPSWTRTIRLKAWDDRAHSRVFVRLLEPPKDAGISFLRLDYNLWNYLPKVEKVMKIPPSMMLQPWMGSDFSNDDLVKESSYIDDYEHQVVGHEMKEGEKVFKIELIPKLHAPVVWGKVVFWVREKDDLPMEQHFLDERGRLIKVLTFKDFKIMDGILHPLLWEMENKQKEGQKTMIRLVNVDFDPLPPIPTSVFTEQNLRR; translated from the coding sequence ATGCTTGTTAGATCCTTAAGTCTTATCGTCTGTCTCTTTTCATTCTCCCTTTCAGCGGATGATGGGCGTTTGATCATCGAAAAGATGGTTCAGAGGATACGTGGCCACGCCAATATCGCGGAATACGAGATGACGATTCAGCGTCCCTCCTGGACACGCACAATCCGCCTCAAGGCGTGGGATGATCGTGCTCACAGCCGCGTTTTTGTGCGTCTCCTGGAGCCTCCGAAGGATGCGGGGATCTCTTTCTTGAGGCTTGATTACAATCTCTGGAACTATCTCCCGAAGGTGGAAAAGGTTATGAAGATTCCGCCCTCGATGATGCTCCAACCCTGGATGGGGAGTGATTTTTCGAACGATGATCTTGTTAAGGAGTCAAGTTACATCGATGATTATGAGCATCAGGTGGTGGGTCACGAGATGAAGGAGGGGGAGAAGGTCTTTAAAATCGAGCTCATTCCAAAACTGCATGCGCCGGTCGTCTGGGGAAAGGTCGTTTTCTGGGTCCGTGAAAAAGATGATCTGCCGATGGAGCAGCATTTTTTAGATGAGAGGGGAAGGCTGATCAAGGTCTTGACCTTTAAGGATTTCAAAATCATGGATGGTATTCTTCACCCCCTCCTCTGGGAGATGGAAAATAAGCAGAAAGAGGGACAGAAGACGATGATTCGGCTCGTAAATGTTGACTTTGACCCTTTGCCTCCGATTCCCACGTCGGTGTTTACGGAACAGAATTTGCGACGCTAA
- a CDS encoding cyclic nucleotide-binding domain-containing protein codes for MKRATPFGSLKVDRLHLLAQKIHCLSIKQGDTIIREGEVASSCFLVKTGRVEVIQKDNGRKRQLAILEAGALFGETALLTESTRNATVRALGETELLELKREDFMKVVGESRELRLGMFEILSLRDRPIRTTGIEEQTTTSEDGTVMTILANRGDGTYFRLSSQGIFIWQNLDGHKNLKDLTLLYLKEFGLFAPHSIAETISGLVASGFAKSRTTRASFLLIPSWGQRILQGLQHLFEWRLMLRNVDPLISRLYRFIRPLFSRSGQLLIGLLTLSGLLLFLKDLPLKWSQMNLDEIPGITLPLIVLLLLSGPIHEGGHAFTTKAFGRRILGIGVGWNWISPILFVDTSDMWLASRWQRIVVSLAGPYTHLILGGLSSCLLFLFEGSESQLVLWLFTAGSYLLCLINLLPILNLDGYYAWQELRKENVG; via the coding sequence TTGAAGAGGGCCACCCCTTTTGGCTCCCTTAAAGTCGACCGCCTGCACCTTCTGGCTCAAAAGATCCATTGCCTTTCCATCAAACAAGGCGACACGATTATTCGTGAGGGGGAAGTGGCCAGCTCCTGTTTTCTTGTCAAAACCGGTCGGGTTGAAGTGATTCAGAAAGACAATGGGCGGAAAAGGCAACTGGCTATCCTGGAAGCAGGTGCCCTCTTTGGAGAGACCGCCCTTCTCACAGAATCTACCCGAAATGCGACCGTTCGTGCGTTAGGGGAAACCGAACTCCTGGAATTAAAACGGGAGGATTTCATGAAGGTGGTCGGCGAGAGTCGCGAACTTCGCCTCGGAATGTTTGAAATCTTGAGTCTTCGCGATCGACCGATTCGAACCACCGGCATTGAGGAACAAACAACAACTTCGGAAGATGGAACCGTGATGACGATCCTTGCCAATAGAGGCGATGGGACCTACTTCCGACTCTCCTCCCAAGGGATATTTATTTGGCAAAATCTCGACGGCCATAAAAATCTGAAAGATCTAACCCTTCTTTACTTGAAAGAGTTCGGACTTTTTGCGCCACATTCAATTGCAGAGACTATCTCAGGGCTGGTCGCCTCAGGATTTGCCAAGAGTCGCACGACAAGGGCATCGTTCCTTCTGATCCCCTCGTGGGGCCAAAGGATTTTACAAGGACTGCAACATCTGTTTGAATGGAGACTCATGCTCCGAAATGTTGATCCCCTCATCTCCCGTCTCTACCGGTTCATCCGTCCCCTCTTCTCCAGGAGTGGGCAGTTACTGATCGGCCTCCTCACCCTATCGGGTCTTCTACTCTTTCTTAAAGACCTCCCCCTGAAATGGTCCCAAATGAATCTCGATGAAATTCCAGGCATCACTCTACCTCTCATCGTGCTTCTTCTACTGTCCGGCCCCATTCATGAAGGAGGGCACGCCTTTACGACGAAGGCATTTGGTCGACGGATTCTCGGAATAGGAGTCGGTTGGAACTGGATCAGCCCGATCCTTTTCGTGGATACCTCCGACATGTGGCTCGCAAGTCGGTGGCAGAGGATTGTTGTCTCACTCGCCGGCCCGTACACCCATCTCATCCTGGGAGGACTCTCCTCTTGCCTCTTATTCCTGTTCGAAGGATCGGAGTCCCAATTGGTTCTGTGGCTCTTCACAGCCGGTTCCTATCTCCTCTGTTTAATAAATCTCCTGCCGATCCTCAATCTTGATGGTTATTATGCCTGGCAGGAGTTGAGAAAGGAGAACGTAGGTTAG
- a CDS encoding sigma-54-dependent Fis family transcriptional regulator produces the protein MEERGEILLVDDEESLIHAFEKLARRNQFRLSVARNGLDALEKLASNTVSVVLLDLNSSGLDGLQILDYIKKNHLSTEVIMMTGRGSIETAVSSLKSGAYDYLLKPFDDLDHVVNTLIKAQEKAELVRRLKTFETAESSENGFDTLVGQSQKMKDVFDLVVSVAPSESTVLIMGESGTGKELVARSIHKRSFRKERPFIVVNCAALPETLLESELFGHAKGSFTGAVADTKGLFEEADHGTLFLDEIGEIPPSMQVKLLRVLQDGEIRRVGGSEVKHVDVRILSATNKDLYQKVKQGSFREDLFYRLNVITLYLPSLRDKKEDIPLMAYHFMKKYVAKMGKKVGQISLDAMQALQAYDWPGNVRELENVIERAVVLTEGDGISARDLPSKLLGEVFYAPDPKHNGEEDILRLPYHKAKERTIHLFNRSYVSQLLRYAEGNISIASVQAGMDRSNFKKIIKKCEVSVREFKRGREKR, from the coding sequence ATGGAGGAGAGAGGGGAAATTCTTCTGGTGGACGATGAGGAGTCTCTGATTCATGCCTTCGAGAAGCTGGCTCGTCGCAACCAGTTTCGCTTAAGTGTCGCAAGGAACGGTCTTGATGCGCTTGAAAAGCTTGCAAGCAATACGGTCAGTGTGGTCCTGCTGGATCTCAACTCGTCCGGTCTCGACGGGTTGCAGATCCTTGATTATATCAAAAAGAACCATTTGTCGACGGAGGTGATCATGATGACCGGCCGTGGCTCCATTGAGACGGCCGTCTCCTCTCTAAAGAGCGGCGCCTATGATTACCTCCTGAAACCGTTTGATGATCTGGATCATGTGGTGAACACACTGATCAAGGCCCAGGAAAAGGCAGAACTGGTGCGGCGCCTAAAGACATTTGAAACAGCCGAATCTTCGGAAAATGGATTTGATACACTGGTCGGCCAAAGTCAGAAGATGAAAGATGTTTTTGACCTGGTGGTGAGTGTTGCTCCCAGCGAGTCAACTGTCCTGATTATGGGTGAGAGCGGAACCGGGAAGGAACTGGTGGCCCGATCAATTCACAAGAGAAGCTTCCGAAAAGAACGCCCTTTTATTGTAGTCAACTGTGCCGCCCTTCCGGAAACGCTTTTGGAGAGTGAACTTTTTGGCCATGCGAAGGGATCTTTTACAGGAGCGGTTGCCGACACAAAGGGACTTTTTGAAGAAGCAGATCATGGGACTCTTTTTCTTGATGAAATCGGCGAGATCCCTCCCTCGATGCAGGTCAAGCTGCTCCGTGTCCTCCAGGATGGTGAAATCCGGCGGGTTGGAGGATCGGAGGTCAAGCACGTTGACGTGAGAATCCTTTCGGCAACGAACAAGGATCTTTACCAGAAGGTGAAGCAGGGGAGTTTTCGGGAGGATCTCTTTTACCGATTGAATGTGATTACCCTCTATCTTCCGTCCCTCCGGGACAAGAAAGAAGATATCCCTCTGATGGCCTACCACTTTATGAAGAAGTATGTCGCTAAAATGGGCAAGAAGGTCGGTCAGATCTCTCTGGATGCGATGCAGGCGTTGCAGGCTTATGACTGGCCTGGGAACGTTCGGGAACTGGAGAATGTCATTGAACGGGCGGTTGTACTGACGGAGGGAGACGGCATTTCGGCGAGGGATCTGCCTTCCAAGCTTCTCGGAGAGGTTTTTTATGCGCCGGATCCAAAGCACAATGGGGAGGAGGACATTTTACGGCTTCCCTACCACAAGGCCAAGGAGAGGACGATCCATCTTTTTAACCGCTCCTACGTCTCCCAGTTGCTGCGTTATGCGGAGGGAAATATTTCTATTGCATCGGTCCAGGCCGGCATGGATCGGAGCAACTTTAAAAAAATTATCAAGAAGTGTGAGGTTAGTGTTAGGGAATTCAAAAGAGGAAGGGAGAAGCGATGA
- a CDS encoding sigma-54-dependent Fis family transcriptional regulator, with product MTGKVLLIGFLEKPDKKVGSFLSKEGWELVEETPVAILGTKPVPSVDVALLSFGNEEVDGATQAIQKLRSGAQEIPVVCLTRLSHVDQAVMIMKSGAFDCLQTPVDMGKLSTVLKNAAQTARLKKKVLLLESQVGWEGKFDDMVGVSPQIREIFQMVHTVAKSNATALILGESGTGKELVARAIHRHSERSKNKFIDINCAAIPRELLENELFGHERGAFTGADRLYVGSCERAHGGTLFLDEVSEMDPSLQVKLLRVLQERSFVRIGGNQNIQVDIRVIAATNKNLKSEVEKGAFREDLYYRLNVVPIILPPLRARREDIPVLAQFFLEKYAKENRKSFKGFTPEAMECFVNYDWPGNVRELENNIERIVVLHDEPRVKPAHLPRFILSVEKKGGQELGAWDANGYQKILPLHLVEQYAIESAIERCRGDLLAAARKLGIGQATMYRKVKRYGIKMAS from the coding sequence ATGACGGGAAAAGTCCTTTTAATTGGGTTTCTTGAGAAGCCGGACAAGAAGGTAGGCAGCTTTTTGTCCAAGGAAGGATGGGAACTTGTAGAGGAGACACCGGTAGCGATTCTTGGTACAAAACCGGTTCCCTCCGTGGACGTGGCCCTTCTTTCGTTTGGAAACGAAGAGGTGGATGGGGCGACACAGGCGATTCAAAAACTCCGGTCGGGTGCCCAGGAGATTCCTGTTGTTTGTCTGACGCGCCTCTCTCATGTGGATCAGGCCGTCATGATCATGAAGAGCGGTGCCTTTGATTGTCTTCAGACGCCGGTTGATATGGGAAAGCTCAGTACCGTTCTCAAGAACGCAGCCCAAACGGCCCGCCTCAAGAAAAAGGTGCTTCTTCTCGAGAGCCAGGTCGGATGGGAAGGAAAGTTTGATGATATGGTCGGCGTTTCTCCGCAGATCCGCGAGATTTTCCAGATGGTCCATACCGTTGCAAAAAGTAATGCGACTGCCTTGATCCTCGGAGAGAGCGGAACCGGGAAAGAGTTGGTGGCACGGGCGATTCATCGCCACTCGGAACGGTCCAAAAACAAATTTATTGATATCAACTGTGCGGCGATCCCCAGAGAGCTCCTGGAAAACGAGCTTTTTGGGCACGAACGGGGGGCCTTCACGGGGGCGGACCGTCTTTATGTCGGGAGTTGTGAACGGGCTCATGGTGGAACCCTCTTTCTGGATGAGGTGAGTGAAATGGACCCATCACTTCAGGTCAAGTTGCTGCGTGTCCTTCAGGAGAGGAGTTTTGTCCGGATTGGCGGAAACCAGAATATTCAGGTCGATATCCGGGTGATTGCTGCGACCAACAAAAACCTGAAGTCCGAGGTGGAAAAGGGGGCGTTTCGGGAGGATCTTTATTATCGGCTCAATGTCGTCCCGATCATCCTCCCCCCCTTGCGGGCGCGACGTGAAGACATACCGGTTTTGGCGCAATTTTTCCTTGAGAAGTACGCCAAGGAGAACAGAAAATCATTTAAGGGTTTTACCCCTGAGGCGATGGAGTGCTTCGTTAATTATGACTGGCCCGGGAATGTGCGGGAGCTCGAGAATAATATTGAGCGCATTGTCGTATTGCATGATGAGCCGAGGGTGAAACCGGCCCATCTGCCCCGCTTTATATTGAGTGTGGAGAAAAAGGGGGGGCAGGAGCTTGGTGCCTGGGATGCCAATGGGTATCAAAAAATTCTCCCCCTCCATCTGGTGGAACAGTACGCAATTGAGTCTGCGATTGAACGTTGTCGCGGAGATCTGCTTGCTGCCGCACGCAAACTGGGGATTGGTCAGGCGACGATGTATCGAAAAGTGAAACGATACGGTATCAAAATGGCGAGCTAG
- a CDS encoding ABC transporter permease, protein MRLLLKLAFRNIFRHKKRSLITMTAIAVGLGALIFMRSFMHGAHLQMVRNVTRTLTSDAQIVPKALENFYNTNGAIEDPEPIRRILRSDPRILAFSERIIGGGMIASEKKSMATFIIGFDPAQEEKIGTRREVVSGRALTEADEQGLILGEKMRQILGAQIGESIVLTAQDFYGSLTGERFTVLGTFQTGNDQVDNSMVILLKQSAQRLLSFEQRVSKFALRIDPRYLTDDVVHDLRGKIVDPNLKVVTWQNLIPMIAQMIQFQDGMSFIIMAIVLSVVATGILNTLMMSIMERIREFGLMIALGTKPSQIILLILLESFFLSIFGALGGLFLGSGLIFYFGHIGIDLTRFVSALSNLMIGSQVFPHFDLRYSLIFLLVVLVSNLLVSLYPAWRAGKLAPLEAMRQV, encoded by the coding sequence ATGAGGCTTCTTTTGAAATTGGCGTTTCGAAACATCTTCCGTCATAAGAAGCGTTCTCTCATTACGATGACGGCGATTGCCGTTGGTTTGGGGGCCCTTATTTTTATGAGGAGCTTTATGCATGGGGCCCATCTCCAGATGGTTCGTAATGTCACGCGAACACTGACCAGTGATGCCCAAATTGTTCCTAAGGCGCTTGAAAATTTTTACAATACGAATGGGGCGATCGAAGATCCCGAGCCGATCCGTCGTATTCTCCGTTCGGACCCCCGAATCCTGGCATTTTCTGAAAGGATTATCGGCGGAGGGATGATTGCCTCTGAGAAAAAATCGATGGCGACGTTTATCATCGGTTTTGATCCGGCGCAGGAGGAAAAAATAGGTACCCGCCGGGAGGTTGTTTCTGGTCGGGCCCTGACGGAAGCGGACGAACAAGGTCTCATTTTGGGCGAAAAGATGCGTCAGATTCTGGGAGCCCAAATCGGAGAGTCGATTGTGCTGACGGCGCAAGACTTCTATGGATCCCTCACGGGCGAGAGATTTACCGTTCTGGGGACCTTTCAGACAGGAAATGATCAGGTGGACAACAGTATGGTGATCCTCTTGAAGCAATCCGCCCAAAGACTCCTTTCTTTTGAGCAACGCGTTTCGAAATTCGCCCTCCGGATAGATCCCCGTTATTTAACCGATGATGTTGTGCACGATTTGAGGGGCAAGATTGTAGATCCAAATCTCAAGGTGGTGACCTGGCAGAATCTGATTCCGATGATCGCGCAGATGATCCAGTTTCAGGACGGGATGAGCTTTATCATTATGGCGATTGTTCTGTCCGTTGTCGCCACCGGGATTCTCAATACACTGATGATGTCTATTATGGAGAGAATTCGTGAGTTTGGTCTCATGATTGCTCTGGGAACAAAGCCGTCACAGATTATTCTTCTCATTCTTCTTGAGTCCTTTTTCTTGAGTATCTTTGGTGCCCTCGGTGGGCTTTTTCTGGGATCCGGACTTATCTTTTACTTCGGCCATATCGGGATTGACCTGACACGGTTTGTTTCCGCCTTGTCCAATCTCATGATTGGATCACAGGTCTTCCCCCACTTTGACCTGCGCTATTCTCTGATTTTCCTGCTCGTTGTCCTTGTCAGTAATCTCCTTGTTTCCCTCTATCCGGCCTGGAGGGCCGGGAAGTTAGCGCCCTTGGAGGCGATGAGACAGGTATGA
- a CDS encoding polyprenyl synthetase family protein — protein MSRVAFAPLPLQDESDPARSFIDISISSQDQRSLLHSLLDQFPTGENSPYVDIPLLVYGGIAGREEEALPLTALGKFLFLGMDIIDDIADGDAIAHWPNHRTPELQLGSSLFLSALPQILIAELKTTEELRIKIQLRFAKGLLEAATGQQRELAMTGKTNVQTQEVEDSVRAKSSGIATLASIAALLAGGAEDQISSYEEMGRNLGTATQLATDFYDLFQAPISRDLRNGTRTLPIALCLQRCSEAEKRVLFGPLEKARSLLFAKGIGRLTAFLIELYCERAKKSLAAAHPKKSYQERLVSYIGNVSLFKKENRTHELPRYRQTDRQVDERPEIQGGIPQRS, from the coding sequence ATGTCACGAGTCGCTTTTGCTCCCCTGCCTCTCCAAGACGAGAGTGATCCGGCACGATCATTCATCGATATCTCTATCTCCTCCCAGGATCAGCGCTCTCTTCTGCATTCGCTTCTCGATCAGTTCCCGACAGGGGAAAACTCTCCGTATGTCGATATTCCCCTCCTCGTCTATGGCGGAATCGCCGGACGTGAAGAGGAGGCGCTTCCGCTGACCGCACTGGGGAAGTTCCTCTTCCTGGGAATGGATATTATCGATGACATCGCCGATGGGGATGCGATAGCTCACTGGCCGAACCACAGAACGCCAGAACTCCAACTCGGCTCCTCACTCTTTCTCTCAGCACTCCCCCAGATTTTGATCGCAGAGCTCAAGACGACCGAAGAGCTCCGCATAAAGATCCAGCTCCGATTTGCAAAGGGACTGTTGGAGGCCGCCACCGGGCAGCAAAGGGAACTCGCAATGACGGGGAAAACAAATGTCCAGACACAAGAGGTCGAAGATTCCGTGAGGGCCAAGAGCAGTGGTATCGCGACCCTCGCCTCAATCGCCGCATTACTGGCCGGAGGAGCAGAAGACCAAATCAGTTCCTATGAAGAGATGGGACGAAATCTCGGAACCGCGACCCAACTCGCCACCGACTTCTATGACCTGTTTCAGGCCCCCATCAGTCGGGACTTGAGGAACGGTACGAGGACACTCCCGATCGCCCTTTGCCTTCAAAGATGTTCCGAGGCCGAAAAGAGGGTTTTGTTCGGACCTCTTGAAAAGGCCAGGTCCCTTCTCTTTGCCAAGGGGATCGGCCGTCTCACAGCCTTCTTAATTGAGCTCTATTGTGAACGGGCGAAAAAAAGTCTCGCGGCGGCCCACCCAAAAAAAAGCTATCAAGAGAGGCTTGTTTCCTATATAGGTAACGTCTCACTTTTCAAAAAGGAGAACAGAACCCATGAGCTACCAAGATATCGGCAAACTGATCGACAAGTGGATGAACGACCAGAAATTCAGGGTGGAATTCCGCAAAGATCCTGA
- a CDS encoding ABC transporter permease → MTSILMLAYRNILRHKKRSFIIVAAIAIGLGAILFLRGFASGAQRQMIDNIVSVITSEISIVHKSMENIYNTNGTIKDPESVRRLLREDPRVAGFAEEVFGSGIISSPQASIMTFVSGVDPGQETAIGSRFPIVSGRLYASEEEHSVVIGEKMRKILGVELGEKVVVTVQDLGGTLTGESFTLVGTLEIGNDQLDSGTVVLSLGAGKRLLGMGDRLSKFAVKAHDRHEIPALVKSLKERLTGTDLIVMTWDELIPMLSQMMRFQDGMIFILLLIVLSVVTAGVLNTLLMSIIERTREFGLMLALGVKPFQVVLLLIVETLLLSLMGVVVGISLGTLAILYFGHVGIDLTRFLSTFSNLLVGSHVYPRVDWSYVGIFVMVVLVANIFIAFYPAWRASRLQPVVAMRQV, encoded by the coding sequence ATGACCTCTATTCTAATGCTGGCCTACAGAAATATTCTCCGGCACAAAAAGAGGTCATTCATCATTGTTGCTGCCATTGCGATCGGTCTTGGGGCGATTCTCTTCTTGCGTGGTTTTGCCTCCGGGGCTCAGAGGCAGATGATTGATAACATCGTTTCGGTCATTACAAGCGAAATCTCAATTGTTCATAAATCGATGGAAAACATCTATAACACCAATGGAACGATAAAAGATCCCGAATCGGTTCGGCGTCTCCTCCGTGAAGACCCGCGTGTTGCCGGTTTTGCCGAGGAGGTCTTTGGTTCCGGTATCATTTCGTCTCCGCAGGCCTCCATCATGACCTTTGTATCGGGGGTTGATCCGGGGCAGGAAACGGCGATTGGAAGTCGTTTCCCGATCGTTTCAGGGCGGCTTTATGCCTCGGAGGAGGAGCACAGTGTTGTTATAGGTGAAAAGATGCGGAAGATTCTTGGGGTTGAGTTGGGTGAGAAGGTTGTCGTAACGGTTCAAGATCTGGGCGGAACGCTGACGGGTGAGTCGTTTACGCTCGTGGGGACGCTCGAGATTGGCAATGATCAGCTTGACAGTGGAACCGTTGTTCTTTCTTTGGGGGCAGGAAAGAGACTGCTCGGAATGGGAGATCGACTTTCCAAATTTGCCGTGAAGGCTCACGATCGGCATGAGATTCCGGCGCTTGTGAAAAGTTTGAAAGAGAGGCTTACCGGCACCGATCTCATTGTGATGACGTGGGACGAACTGATTCCGATGCTCTCACAGATGATGCGATTTCAGGATGGAATGATTTTCATTCTCCTTTTAATTGTTCTTTCCGTCGTAACGGCTGGTGTTCTGAATACGCTCCTCATGTCGATTATTGAGAGAACAAGGGAATTTGGACTCATGTTGGCACTAGGGGTAAAACCGTTTCAGGTTGTTTTGCTACTGATTGTCGAAACGCTCCTTTTAAGTCTTATGGGGGTTGTCGTCGGGATTTCGCTCGGTACGCTGGCGATCCTCTATTTTGGTCATGTTGGCATTGATCTGACCCGGTTTTTGTCGACATTCTCCAATCTCCTGGTTGGTTCCCACGTTTATCCGCGTGTTGACTGGAGCTATGTTGGGATTTTTGTGATGGTTGTGTTGGTTGCCAATATTTTTATCGCCTTTTACCCGGCTTGGAGGGCCTCAAGGCTCCAGCCTGTCGTAGCGATGAGGCAGGTGTAA
- a CDS encoding bifunctional folylpolyglutamate synthase/dihydrofolate synthase translates to MKKTDSLSPGSYENFVSQLADREYFGQKLGLERIQRLLDQLGNPEKRFPSIHIAGTNGKGSTAAMIATILKEAGYRVGLYTSPHLIDFCERIRILSPSITHPQPLSYIKRGESNPPIQPGQVLHYARLIKEAEEEPLTFFELATAIGFLHFATEGGYPPEEGKEPVDIAVIEVGMGGRLDATNVITPLVSVITTIGLDHTQYLGDSIEKIAFEKAGIIKPGVPVVVGDLPEGAAEVLRTIISPHRDPHGHQEAPLGLRGAKIIPALFEGGYKIGLSGSHQQQNAAVAMAVIAELRRQGWSISDAAVSEGLANIDWPGRLQTIQEEPWILIDGAHNREAMETVRRYLEQSLQGRRLKVLFTAMADKDISGMLGEIGSVASEIVVTELPMKRAASSDELLRLVKENGMEGQFISPPEKAFQLMRESLKEDEVLLATGSFYLVGELLRCLLDP, encoded by the coding sequence GTGAAGAAAACAGATTCCCTTTCTCCAGGAAGTTATGAAAATTTTGTTTCTCAGCTTGCCGATCGGGAATACTTCGGCCAAAAACTGGGGTTAGAGCGCATTCAAAGGCTCCTTGATCAGCTTGGAAACCCGGAGAAGAGATTTCCCTCTATTCATATCGCCGGTACCAACGGCAAAGGTTCCACCGCGGCGATGATCGCCACCATCCTTAAAGAAGCCGGATATCGGGTCGGCCTTTATACCTCGCCGCATCTGATCGATTTTTGTGAGAGGATCCGCATTCTCTCTCCTTCCATAACTCACCCCCAGCCCCTCTCTTACATTAAGAGAGGGGAGAGCAATCCCCCCATACAACCTGGTCAAGTCCTCCACTACGCCCGTCTTATCAAGGAAGCGGAAGAGGAGCCGCTTACCTTTTTTGAACTTGCGACGGCGATCGGGTTTTTGCATTTCGCGACTGAGGGCGGGTATCCACCGGAGGAGGGTAAGGAACCTGTTGATATCGCCGTTATCGAGGTCGGGATGGGGGGACGACTCGATGCAACGAACGTTATTACACCACTTGTCTCGGTGATCACAACGATTGGATTGGATCACACCCAATATCTTGGGGATTCGATTGAAAAGATTGCCTTTGAGAAGGCCGGGATCATCAAGCCGGGGGTGCCGGTGGTGGTTGGGGATTTGCCGGAGGGGGCCGCAGAGGTGCTGCGAACAATAATATCCCCCCACCGAGATCCCCACGGTCATCAAGAGGCCCCCCTTGGTTTAAGGGGGGCGAAGATTATCCCGGCGCTGTTTGAGGGGGGATACAAGATTGGTCTTTCAGGCTCCCACCAACAACAAAACGCCGCTGTGGCCATGGCGGTTATTGCTGAATTAAGGAGACAAGGCTGGTCCATCTCCGATGCCGCCGTTTCCGAAGGGCTTGCCAACATCGACTGGCCGGGCCGTCTTCAAACGATTCAGGAAGAGCCATGGATCTTGATCGATGGAGCCCACAATCGGGAGGCGATGGAGACCGTCCGGCGGTATCTCGAGCAGAGCCTTCAAGGGCGACGACTAAAAGTCTTATTTACCGCGATGGCCGATAAAGATATTTCAGGAATGTTGGGCGAGATAGGGTCGGTCGCTTCGGAGATCGTTGTGACCGAACTCCCCATGAAGAGGGCCGCCAGCTCCGATGAGCTTTTACGTTTGGTAAAAGAGAATGGCATGGAAGGTCAGTTCATAAGTCCCCCCGAAAAAGCTTTCCAATTGATGAGGGAATCCCTTAAAGAGGATGAGGTGTTGCTGGCAACGGGCTCCTTTTATCTGGTGGGAGAGCTTCTCCGATGCTTGTTAGATCCTTAA